A single window of Nitrospirota bacterium DNA harbors:
- a CDS encoding 4Fe-4S binding protein: MNVSRLRQFIQIIAFGLLVYGGLINIDLTHYLPVYSCTFNDAKGGSCFLAGLQCILTKPFNQYSLDNWWPLLRLTKWILYTVLFFVVLNKAWCGWLCPLGTISDWFTILRKKINIEFTRFSWLRHDKLKSIKYILLILLIFIIPIGIGNSLFSMPKITHDLHVAYCQICPAKPVIPLFMGDFRQFFINFKNTTTIVMSMLGMTLLGVFLAGAFVKKRFWCAYCPIAAFTSLFDNLGLMQLKKDGQRCTKCGNCSRVCDMEIREISEERDRENIITQDCSLCMKCVEACPEDKALKVTYLGKAIFTASNEGFLRRQGILEKNSQTR; the protein is encoded by the coding sequence ATGAATGTAAGCAGATTAAGGCAGTTTATCCAGATTATAGCCTTCGGATTACTGGTCTATGGGGGGCTTATTAATATTGATTTAACACATTATCTCCCTGTGTATTCATGCACCTTCAATGACGCCAAGGGAGGTTCATGCTTCCTTGCAGGGCTGCAGTGTATTTTAACAAAACCATTTAACCAATATTCACTGGACAACTGGTGGCCCCTTTTAAGATTAACAAAATGGATCCTTTATACAGTACTCTTTTTTGTCGTTCTGAATAAGGCATGGTGTGGCTGGCTCTGCCCCCTCGGCACTATTTCGGATTGGTTCACTATTTTAAGGAAAAAAATTAATATAGAGTTTACCAGATTTTCATGGCTAAGACATGATAAGCTGAAGTCCATAAAATATATCCTTCTAATTTTATTGATATTTATTATACCGATAGGGATTGGCAATTCCTTATTTAGTATGCCAAAGATCACCCATGATTTACACGTAGCTTACTGCCAGATATGTCCGGCAAAACCAGTTATTCCACTTTTTATGGGTGATTTTAGACAGTTCTTCATCAACTTTAAAAATACAACGACAATTGTCATGTCCATGCTGGGTATGACCCTTCTGGGTGTGTTCCTGGCAGGGGCTTTTGTTAAGAAGAGGTTCTGGTGTGCCTATTGTCCTATTGCAGCCTTTACCTCGCTTTTTGACAATCTTGGATTAATGCAGCTTAAAAAAGATGGACAGAGGTGCACTAAATGCGGGAATTGCTCTCGGGTGTGTGATATGGAAATCAGGGAGATATCTGAAGAGAGGGATAGAGAGAATATAATAACCCAGGATTGTTCATTGTGTATGAAATGTGTTGAGGCATGCCCTGAGGACAAGGCGCTTAAGGTTACTTATCTGGGAAAGGCAATATTTACAGCAAGCAATGAGGGTTTTCTGAGGCGTCAAGGAATTTTGGAGAAAAACTCGCAAACAAGGTGA
- a CDS encoding double-cubane-cluster-containing anaerobic reductase, with amino-acid sequence MQLKDEGIKKDHTVRMQKRLRLHLAMSTRELLDKMKDDNIRPQMMAYFDKRFKTLYENNGDLIKTKDRQKVIGVYCMFVPEELIYAAGAVPVRLCAGAYDSIDVGGDFLPDIACPIIKSTIGLWHLQILPFYNSCDVVIIPATCDWKTKLGEIIKEYVSVWMLDVPRIKETEASHRHWLTEVKELKRKIEKLTGIKITRRRLRQAIKTVQGAQAEFRRFYKIRMAEMPVINGRDALLIMNAYFYETAENWTEAVRAINDELEERLQKGVHVCKRTAPRIMLTGAPIIFPNYKLPNIIEEMGGIIVTDELCNSNRYIYDMIAVDEPLMFDILAGIAERYLLPCSCPIFTTTEDRIKRILQMIDDFRVEGLVYHVLKGCHPYDLEAIRIENALKEKGIPMLKIETDYSPEDIEQLRTRIEAFLETIKGMRHTSEKIPAPLVLERR; translated from the coding sequence ATGCAGTTAAAAGATGAGGGCATAAAAAAGGATCATACAGTCAGGATGCAAAAACGCCTCAGGCTTCATCTTGCTATGTCAACCAGAGAACTGCTTGATAAGATGAAAGATGATAATATCCGACCACAAATGATGGCATACTTTGATAAAAGGTTTAAGACCCTTTATGAAAACAACGGAGATTTAATAAAGACAAAAGATAGGCAGAAGGTTATTGGTGTCTACTGCATGTTTGTGCCCGAGGAGTTAATATATGCCGCTGGAGCAGTTCCTGTACGACTATGTGCCGGTGCTTATGATTCGATAGATGTCGGAGGAGATTTTTTGCCTGACATCGCCTGCCCTATAATCAAATCAACTATTGGCCTCTGGCACTTACAGATACTTCCATTTTACAACTCCTGCGATGTGGTTATAATACCTGCTACCTGCGACTGGAAGACAAAGCTTGGGGAGATTATAAAGGAATATGTATCTGTCTGGATGCTGGATGTACCGCGCATCAAAGAAACAGAGGCATCACACCGCCACTGGCTGACCGAGGTCAAGGAATTAAAGCGAAAGATCGAAAAACTGACCGGCATAAAGATAACGAGAAGAAGATTACGTCAGGCTATCAAAACTGTTCAAGGCGCACAGGCAGAATTCCGCCGATTCTATAAAATCAGGATGGCAGAGATGCCAGTAATAAATGGAAGGGATGCCTTGCTGATTATGAATGCATACTTCTATGAGACGGCTGAGAACTGGACCGAAGCAGTCAGGGCGATAAACGATGAGCTGGAAGAGCGGTTACAAAAAGGGGTTCATGTCTGCAAGAGGACAGCCCCACGTATAATGCTAACAGGGGCGCCAATAATATTCCCAAATTACAAGCTCCCTAACATCATTGAGGAAATGGGAGGTATCATAGTTACCGATGAACTTTGTAACTCTAATCGATATATCTATGACATGATAGCTGTTGATGAGCCTTTGATGTTTGATATCTTAGCTGGTATTGCCGAGAGATACCTACTCCCTTGCAGTTGCCCTATATTTACTACCACTGAAGACAGGATAAAGCGTATTCTGCAAATGATAGACGATTTTAGAGTGGAAGGACTGGTCTACCACGTACTAAAAGGGTGTCATCCCTATGATCTGGAGGCTATAAGGATAGAGAATGCCCTAAAAGAGAAAGGAATTCCAATGCTGAAGATAGAAACCGATTATAGTCCTGAAGATATTGAACAACTCCGCACCCGAATAGAAGCCTTTTTAGAGACCATTAAAGGGATGAGACATACAAGCGAAAAAATTCCTGCTCCATTAGTTTTAGAAAGGAGATGA
- a CDS encoding tetratricopeptide repeat protein — MRKKDYTLCLLIFLLSFLIFVPSLRNGFVWDDEIIIQYELTGKKTITDLFKPYIGGNYLRPVSGLSFIFDHTIWYDNATGYHLTNVLIHSISSMLVFVLIRLLGLPTTIAFVISILFALHPVHAESVAWVSGRTDILSTMFFLLSFIAYIKYRESGEIKAIIAASIFFLFSVLSKEIGISLILIILAYELMLIRHKDSSSLSQTGIPEKSTLVIVASAYIIPLVIYTVLRMLSITPENVTRPFMKFSTPLADGIVSSFIAFGFYIKSFLYPYPPHTFIGNVPDSLFYFIAGIMFIITSLYIIIRSFPTGQLKDIAFWIFFTIVTLSPSIVVLFIPNISNTPLSERYIYLPSIGLCAMTVLTYRKLTADIFKRNHLVNPVRRLRLLTGRLTRGINPVFAQKGKLFSSPLQAKLEVFFGRCSCRDDNRGSFNNELLTGQAAGHSNGVKIISVILVVSVAGIYSYQAIQRSMLWEDNKVFWGSIVDGSNHWAPFLGYGRALGMEGKSEDAKRYLMAAYVNGGNGIREPKAVILSNLGLIHIVANDYKKAEEYLEQAIKTMPRFTAYNSLGVLYIRLSEEEFNKSGRYNNAHLRKAESFLESALRMNPDYLHAHYNLGIIYYRLGMIDKSKDEFSRVIEIDPRSKLAHTSASFLLEIEIKSIKSKETSRL; from the coding sequence ATGAGAAAGAAAGATTATACCCTCTGTCTATTAATATTTCTTTTATCATTTTTAATATTCGTTCCATCCCTCAGAAATGGATTCGTATGGGATGATGAGATAATTATTCAGTATGAACTGACGGGTAAAAAGACAATAACCGACCTTTTTAAACCATATATCGGAGGCAATTATCTCAGACCAGTAAGTGGATTAAGTTTTATCTTTGACCATACCATCTGGTATGATAATGCCACGGGATACCATCTTACCAATGTTTTGATACACTCTATAAGTTCAATGTTGGTGTTTGTATTAATCAGGCTACTTGGACTGCCAACTACGATTGCCTTTGTTATATCTATACTCTTTGCATTACATCCTGTTCATGCCGAATCTGTTGCCTGGGTATCTGGGAGAACAGATATATTAAGTACTATGTTCTTTTTGCTTTCTTTTATTGCTTATATCAAGTACAGAGAAAGTGGTGAGATTAAGGCGATCATCGCAGCATCCATCTTCTTTCTTTTCTCAGTCCTTTCAAAAGAGATTGGGATTTCTCTTATATTAATAATCCTTGCATACGAGTTGATGCTCATCCGGCATAAAGATAGTTCATCATTGTCCCAGACCGGGATTCCAGAGAAATCTACACTCGTTATTGTTGCATCAGCCTACATCATACCACTCGTAATATATACTGTCTTAAGAATGCTTTCTATCACACCTGAGAATGTAACAAGACCCTTTATGAAATTCTCAACCCCTTTAGCCGATGGTATAGTCTCATCATTTATCGCATTTGGCTTCTATATAAAATCATTCCTCTATCCATACCCTCCACATACCTTTATCGGAAATGTCCCTGATTCACTTTTTTATTTTATTGCAGGTATAATGTTTATCATCACTTCGCTCTACATTATAATCAGGTCTTTTCCTACAGGACAACTCAAAGATATTGCCTTCTGGATATTTTTTACCATTGTAACTCTCTCTCCATCCATTGTAGTGCTATTTATACCAAACATTTCAAATACACCACTTTCAGAGAGGTATATTTATCTTCCATCTATAGGGCTATGCGCAATGACAGTGCTTACTTATAGGAAATTAACCGCTGATATTTTTAAAAGAAACCATTTAGTAAACCCCGTTAGAAGACTCCGCCTTCTAACGGGAAGGCTCACACGGGGCATTAACCCCGTGTTCGCTCAAAAAGGAAAATTATTTTCATCCCCGCTGCAAGCCAAGTTAGAAGTTTTCTTTGGTAGATGTTCATGTCGTGATGATAATAGAGGCTCATTCAATAATGAACTTCTAACAGGGCAAGCAGCGGGGCATTCTAACGGGGTAAAAATTATCTCAGTGATTCTTGTAGTTTCAGTAGCCGGTATTTATTCGTATCAGGCAATTCAAAGAAGCATGCTATGGGAAGATAACAAGGTCTTCTGGGGGTCTATTGTGGATGGATCAAATCATTGGGCACCATTCCTTGGATATGGAAGGGCTCTCGGAATGGAAGGGAAAAGTGAAGATGCAAAAAGGTATCTTATGGCTGCCTATGTTAATGGTGGAAATGGTATTAGAGAACCAAAGGCGGTTATACTCAGCAATCTTGGATTGATACACATTGTAGCGAATGACTACAAAAAGGCAGAAGAGTATCTTGAGCAGGCTATAAAAACTATGCCCAGATTTACTGCATATAATAGTCTTGGTGTTTTATATATAAGATTATCCGAAGAGGAGTTTAATAAAAGTGGCAGATATAACAATGCCCATCTCAGGAAGGCAGAGTCTTTCTTAGAAAGTGCCCTCAGGATGAATCCTGACTATCTTCATGCCCATTATAACCTTGGCATCATTTACTACAGGCTCGGGATGATAGATAAATCAAAAGATGAATTTAGCAGGGTTATTGAAATCGATCCGAGGTCAAAACTTGCTCATACCTCTGCCTCTTTTTTATTGGAGATAGAAATTAAATCCATTAAATCAAAGGAAACATCCCGACTGTGA
- a CDS encoding TonB-dependent receptor, whose product MKKSVILLTLISVLLIYAEIYADEKKGNIQQLEEIVVTATRTEKEMETAPGSVSVVTKDDIEKRNIKSVDEALNTTPGVYHHRTKGFMDSIPYVALRGIPGSYRTLVMVDGITLNDAYSGAIKPGGFAPEDIERIEVVKGPFSSLYGGYAMGGVVNIITKMPEKREFTLKTGYGSSWDRGDAMDDVRKYYLSYGDKFKDKVSLFVSYGYKTTGGYPSDLNVQSSQPTAGITGWSYTTSNQGYTRYLIGDKGDNRWWDDNITLKAGYDFSKTSKVNLSFMSTRFEWNYDEPHTYLRDAAGNKVWSYGTVKEASFLTGSGGGIKNVYNLSYETQFSDVKAKLSLGLVEQGKNWYVTPGSTVSTTRSGGPGTVNETPGNSYNADLQFTLPVFERHILTFGGSFRHGQADTEKYNLTNWKDEESKTTLSYQAKGKDRTYAVFVQDEIMILDNLTAYIGFRQDWWETYDGYVNQVGTAGYPKNYDLRDASSFSPKAALVYKPFEKTTLRTSIGKAFRPPTVYELYATSIFSGITYAGNPDLKPETTTSWDIGVKQGLWKGAKIGITYFENYLEDLIYSQTVTPTYWERINAGKAESKGVELEAEQRFEKWLRLFANFTYNDGKITENEVKPKTVGKRLLYLPEKMFNMGADIEKGPFSSSITGRYVGKRYTDDENRDVVNNVYGSHDPYFTADAKVSYKITKFASVSLSVDNIFDRDYFAFYKAPGRSWFGEVTLRF is encoded by the coding sequence ATGAAAAAATCGGTTATATTACTTACGCTAATATCTGTATTGTTGATTTATGCAGAAATTTATGCTGATGAAAAGAAAGGGAATATCCAGCAGCTTGAGGAAATTGTGGTAACGGCCACGAGGACAGAGAAGGAGATGGAAACCGCACCGGGAAGTGTTTCGGTCGTTACAAAAGATGACATTGAAAAGAGAAATATTAAGTCTGTTGACGAGGCATTAAATACCACCCCAGGGGTCTACCACCACCGCACCAAAGGTTTTATGGATAGTATTCCGTACGTTGCTTTAAGGGGGATTCCAGGGTCTTACAGGACATTGGTTATGGTGGATGGTATAACCCTTAATGATGCCTACTCAGGTGCTATTAAACCCGGAGGATTTGCACCCGAGGATATTGAAAGGATAGAGGTTGTGAAAGGGCCTTTCTCGAGCCTTTACGGTGGTTATGCTATGGGAGGAGTTGTAAATATCATAACAAAGATGCCTGAAAAGAGGGAATTTACTCTAAAAACAGGCTATGGATCCAGTTGGGACAGGGGAGACGCCATGGATGACGTGAGAAAATATTATCTCTCTTATGGCGATAAGTTTAAAGATAAGGTGAGCCTGTTTGTAAGCTATGGATATAAGACAACCGGCGGTTATCCATCGGATCTTAATGTTCAAAGTAGCCAGCCGACAGCAGGCATTACAGGCTGGTCTTATACAACAAGCAATCAGGGTTATACAAGATATTTAATCGGAGACAAAGGAGACAACAGGTGGTGGGATGATAATATCACATTAAAAGCAGGATATGACTTCTCTAAAACATCTAAGGTTAATCTCTCATTCATGAGCACACGCTTTGAATGGAATTATGATGAGCCGCATACATATTTGAGGGATGCGGCAGGCAATAAAGTGTGGTCATATGGGACAGTGAAGGAAGCTTCTTTTCTTACAGGCTCTGGAGGCGGGATAAAGAATGTTTATAATCTCAGCTATGAAACGCAGTTTTCGGATGTAAAGGCAAAACTTTCGTTGGGGCTTGTTGAACAGGGAAAAAACTGGTATGTAACACCAGGCAGCACTGTTTCAACAACCCGTTCAGGCGGGCCTGGCACGGTCAACGAGACACCAGGTAACAGTTATAATGCTGACCTCCAATTCACCTTGCCTGTTTTTGAAAGGCATATTCTCACCTTTGGCGGCTCTTTTAGACATGGCCAGGCGGATACAGAGAAGTATAATCTCACAAACTGGAAGGATGAAGAATCGAAGACAACCCTTTCCTATCAGGCAAAGGGAAAGGACAGGACATATGCCGTTTTCGTTCAGGATGAAATAATGATTCTCGACAATCTCACCGCATACATTGGATTCAGGCAGGATTGGTGGGAGACATATGACGGGTATGTAAATCAAGTAGGCACTGCCGGTTATCCAAAGAATTACGATTTAAGAGACGCATCATCTTTCAGTCCAAAGGCTGCACTCGTTTATAAGCCCTTTGAAAAGACGACTTTAAGGACATCCATTGGCAAGGCATTCAGACCGCCCACAGTTTATGAACTTTACGCGACATCGATATTCTCGGGAATCACCTATGCAGGAAATCCTGACTTAAAGCCAGAGACTACAACTTCATGGGATATAGGTGTAAAGCAAGGGCTATGGAAAGGGGCAAAGATAGGAATTACGTATTTTGAAAATTATCTGGAAGATCTCATCTACAGTCAAACGGTTACTCCTACTTATTGGGAACGGATAAATGCAGGAAAGGCTGAAAGTAAAGGTGTAGAGCTTGAGGCTGAGCAGAGATTTGAAAAATGGCTGAGGCTTTTTGCCAACTTTACTTATAACGACGGGAAGATAACAGAGAATGAGGTAAAGCCTAAAACGGTTGGTAAAAGACTATTATATCTTCCAGAGAAAATGTTTAATATGGGAGCGGATATTGAAAAAGGTCCTTTCTCATCTTCTATAACCGGTCGGTATGTAGGCAAGAGATATACAGATGATGAAAACAGGGATGTGGTGAATAACGTCTATGGCTCGCATGACCCCTATTTTACGGCAGATGCAAAGGTTTCATATAAAATTACAAAATTCGCCTCTGTTTCTCTATCTGTAGATAACATCTTTGATAGAGATTATTTTGCTTTCTATAAAGCCCCTGGAAGGTCATGGTTTGGAGAGGTGACATTAAGGTTTTAA
- a CDS encoding TonB-dependent receptor yields MILIFCHILIGNTCGEESDMKPRTREILVRGELVITQEEIKSLSVHTLVELLNQLPGVSATESSISLQGAPTKQVLVLLDGRPLTDPVSGGVDLKGISVYSIERIEIIKGAGAVLYGDNTTGGVVLITTKKAHITYKNRIEASYGSFNTQRYDFDLGTEVKATGLSLSGNYKSSDGHRKNSDSKTYGGKIGINSMLSKEIDLRLSLNYSGEEIGYPGRTFDPTPLARSEKQGWGTTLLLKYKGLNSRIYYTGFDEHYNDPDNKIENDLKSQIMGQDLKWEGDLPRIGAILLGLNGELRWAEATTIGKHDENQFSIYGSKEIGVGGWPLSMRLGLRLNKHSDFGSSYNPEVGIFYKLKGWEAGIQVNRSSNTPTFRQRYYESTFTKGNPDLGMEQATNYQLNLSAKFRESFSWSAIAFWSQIADGITTVKGTDGIYRYANISSSSRKGAEGSFDWKVVEWMGINASYIYLIAKDEDTGLFLTHKPKHNANFNIRLSKWDGSLIFRGKYVDRRFDDSANTEVLNSYFVADAKLAYQINKVNLFFEVNNLFDKVYYAHLGYPSEGRTYTAGLSCEF; encoded by the coding sequence ATGATATTAATCTTTTGCCATATATTGATCGGAAATACCTGCGGAGAGGAATCAGATATGAAACCCCGCACCAGAGAAATCTTGGTGCGGGGTGAACTGGTAATTACACAGGAAGAGATAAAGTCTCTTTCTGTGCATACACTGGTTGAGTTGCTCAATCAACTCCCCGGGGTAAGTGCGACTGAGTCCTCGATTAGCCTGCAGGGGGCTCCGACCAAACAGGTATTGGTGCTTCTGGACGGCAGACCCCTGACCGACCCTGTCTCCGGCGGGGTAGATCTGAAAGGGATTTCGGTATATAGCATTGAGAGGATAGAAATCATAAAAGGGGCCGGGGCAGTGCTTTATGGGGATAATACAACCGGAGGCGTTGTTCTTATTACTACCAAAAAAGCCCACATCACATATAAAAATAGGATAGAAGCTTCATATGGCTCCTTTAATACTCAAAGATACGATTTTGATCTTGGTACAGAGGTAAAGGCTACAGGGTTATCCCTGTCAGGAAATTATAAGAGCAGTGATGGACATCGAAAAAATAGCGATAGTAAGACCTATGGAGGAAAAATTGGCATCAACTCCATGCTAAGTAAGGAAATTGACCTACGGCTGTCCTTGAACTATTCCGGGGAGGAAATAGGATATCCTGGTAGAACCTTTGACCCTACTCCTCTGGCTCGGTCTGAAAAACAAGGCTGGGGAACAACCTTATTGCTGAAATATAAAGGGCTAAATAGCCGCATTTATTACACTGGTTTTGATGAACATTATAATGACCCAGACAATAAAATAGAGAACGATTTAAAAAGCCAAATAATGGGACAAGATCTCAAATGGGAAGGAGATTTACCCAGGATTGGTGCTATTCTGCTGGGTCTGAATGGTGAGCTGCGCTGGGCTGAGGCAACTACCATCGGGAAACATGATGAGAATCAGTTCAGTATTTATGGAAGCAAGGAAATTGGCGTGGGGGGTTGGCCCTTAAGCATGAGGCTGGGCCTGAGGCTCAATAAACATTCTGATTTTGGTTCCTCCTATAATCCTGAGGTGGGAATATTTTATAAGCTGAAAGGTTGGGAAGCAGGCATTCAGGTGAATAGGTCTTCCAATACCCCCACTTTTAGACAGAGGTATTACGAGAGTACCTTTACAAAGGGCAATCCTGATTTAGGAATGGAGCAGGCCACCAATTATCAGTTGAACCTATCCGCCAAATTCAGGGAGTCCTTCAGCTGGTCTGCTATTGCCTTCTGGAGCCAGATAGCGGATGGAATTACTACTGTAAAGGGAACAGACGGAATATATCGCTATGCAAATATAAGCTCCAGCAGCCGTAAAGGAGCGGAGGGAAGTTTTGACTGGAAGGTTGTGGAGTGGATGGGCATAAATGCTTCCTATATATATCTTATTGCCAAGGATGAGGATACCGGCCTTTTTCTGACCCATAAGCCCAAGCATAATGCTAATTTTAATATTCGCTTATCAAAATGGGATGGTTCATTGATTTTCAGAGGCAAATATGTGGATCGGCGTTTTGATGACAGCGCCAACACTGAGGTACTGAATAGTTACTTTGTGGCTGATGCTAAATTAGCCTATCAGATCAACAAGGTAAACCTATTTTTTGAAGTTAATAACCTGTTTGATAAAGTGTATTATGCACATCTTGGTTATCCCTCTGAAGGAAGAACCTATACAGCAGGCTTGAGTTGTGAGTTTTAA
- a CDS encoding DUF2723 domain-containing protein: protein MIPVAIFLFTFLVYLWNLSSNLYWWDSGEFAFYSAFLGISHPTGYPLYMQILKMFSLLPLGSHPFLVNFVSALGASITVLLLYNICIKLTENRIASVSASLVLSFSPIFWSKAEVAEVYTIQTAIILSVVYIAIRWSEDRRQNTPSLTLPPRWGGQGWGGDSELRTPNDERSTDTRLLLLCSFVIGLGVTHHMSSVLLIPAFLCYIYLVDRKRIINLKKIFLIVAFFIAGFTPYIYIWIRSFLDAPFNYARFYSVDLATISGMYWLLSGKLFRYEMLSVGFSGLLSSAGFFVNSLIVEFLYIGAILGITGLVYIYKRSRQIFLLLTLVFLALSGFVIVYKVADIHDFFIMPFSIWGIWVAVGIDAVSKMLNRLRDRWRRGLRYIYISGIIFFAFFHLVNNFSDMDFNRESYADGYVRDVLESVEPNSLLFVTPTSTFAFLYSRYISGIRPDVEFLDYSGAYIRERNYLATRMEPNSELFIHLLYRDFKERMNNILTDSIKWRPVYISRNEDFLNDRFFKEGVSEGLIRLYEKQPPAIVNKITSDAIRTDIVFNDNLRLYGFWVPLELREGGIFRVRFYWQPIQRIDREYVIILFFSGGNTDKLENSSVSFYIGCTMGYGIYSPKGWKIGKVIEEDYDLWVKPYIRSGRYNLYVGVFDVEEYYSTPPSQRRLRLHRVGEVNISEGKGIKHPWD, encoded by the coding sequence GTGATTCCAGTAGCCATCTTTCTGTTCACATTCCTTGTTTATTTATGGAATCTCTCCTCCAATCTCTACTGGTGGGATAGTGGTGAATTTGCTTTCTATTCTGCATTTCTCGGCATCTCACATCCAACAGGTTATCCCTTATACATGCAGATACTCAAGATGTTCAGTCTTTTGCCCCTTGGTTCACATCCATTTCTTGTAAATTTCGTCTCTGCATTAGGTGCATCTATCACAGTCCTGTTACTTTATAATATCTGTATAAAGCTAACTGAAAACAGGATTGCCTCTGTTAGTGCATCGCTTGTTCTATCGTTTTCCCCTATCTTCTGGTCAAAGGCAGAGGTTGCAGAGGTTTATACCATCCAGACAGCAATAATTCTATCTGTAGTTTATATCGCTATCAGATGGTCGGAGGACAGAAGACAAAACACCCCCTCCCTAACCCTCCCCCCTCGATGGGGAGGGCAGGGGTGGGGGGGAGACTCCGAACTCCGAACTCCGAACGATGAACGATCAACAGACACAAGACTGTTACTCCTGTGTTCTTTTGTAATTGGTCTCGGTGTTACGCACCATATGTCAAGCGTTCTGCTCATTCCTGCCTTTCTGTGTTATATCTACCTTGTAGATAGAAAGAGAATCATAAATCTGAAAAAAATCTTCCTTATCGTCGCATTTTTCATTGCAGGGTTTACACCGTATATCTATATATGGATACGTTCCTTCCTTGATGCGCCATTTAATTATGCAAGGTTTTATTCCGTAGATCTCGCTACGATAAGTGGAATGTACTGGTTACTATCTGGAAAGCTATTCAGGTATGAGATGTTATCAGTGGGGTTCTCAGGTTTATTAAGTAGTGCAGGGTTCTTTGTAAATTCCCTTATCGTTGAATTTCTATACATCGGAGCCATTCTCGGTATAACAGGGCTGGTATATATTTATAAACGCTCCCGTCAGATCTTTTTATTGCTGACACTTGTTTTTCTTGCACTTTCTGGATTCGTGATTGTCTACAAGGTTGCTGATATACACGATTTTTTTATCATGCCATTTTCAATATGGGGGATATGGGTTGCAGTAGGCATAGATGCTGTCTCGAAAATGTTGAACAGATTGAGAGATAGGTGGAGGAGGGGATTGAGGTATATTTACATTTCTGGCATAATCTTTTTCGCTTTTTTCCATCTGGTCAATAACTTCTCTGATATGGATTTCAACAGGGAAAGTTACGCAGACGGATATGTAAGGGATGTATTGGAGTCTGTTGAACCAAACTCACTCTTATTTGTAACGCCGACAAGCACATTTGCCTTTTTGTATTCCCGTTATATAAGTGGTATCAGACCAGATGTTGAGTTCCTTGATTACAGTGGTGCTTATATCAGAGAACGAAACTACCTTGCCACACGTATGGAACCAAACTCTGAGCTTTTTATACATCTATTGTATAGAGATTTCAAAGAAAGGATGAATAACATCCTTACTGATTCGATTAAATGGCGTCCTGTATACATATCGAGGAATGAAGATTTTTTGAATGACAGATTCTTTAAAGAAGGAGTCAGTGAGGGGTTGATAAGACTATATGAGAAACAACCTCCTGCAATTGTAAATAAAATTACGTCAGATGCTATAAGAACAGATATTGTATTCAATGATAATCTGAGACTTTATGGCTTCTGGGTACCATTAGAATTAAGAGAAGGAGGAATATTCAGAGTAAGGTTTTACTGGCAACCAATACAGAGGATAGATAGAGAATATGTCATCATACTCTTTTTCAGTGGGGGGAATACCGATAAATTGGAGAATTCATCGGTTTCATTCTATATCGGATGCACAATGGGTTATGGTATTTACTCGCCTAAGGGGTGGAAAATCGGTAAAGTGATTGAGGAAGATTATGATCTCTGGGTAAAGCCGTATATAAGGTCAGGGAGATATAACCTCTATGTAGGGGTCTTTGATGTAGAAGAATATTATTCAACTCCTCCTTCACAGAGGAGATTAAGACTTCACAGGGTAGGAGAGGTCAACATCTCTGAAGGCAAGGGCATAAAACATCCATGGGATTGA